The following proteins are encoded in a genomic region of Pelodictyon phaeoclathratiforme BU-1:
- a CDS encoding DNA-methyltransferase, with translation MNLLPGRSVHLVVTSPPYWQLKDYGTDNQIGFHESYESYINNLNLVWNECERVLHPGCRLCINIGDQFARSVYYGRYKVIPIRTEIIKFCETIGFDYMGAVIWQKVTTTNTTGGASIMGSFPYPRNGILKIDYEFILIFKKQGDAPKPTKEQKERSAMTTEEWNTYFSGHWNFAGAKQEGHLAMFPEELPHRLIKMFAFRGDTVLDPFMGSGTTSLAAKNLERNSVGYEINPEFIEIARQKLNTKQPDFMGTEYEFLHDTVKGDFAAAIEQLPYQFRDPHKLDKKTDPRKLTFGSRIEKESQAEREEFFTVKEILSPEKVRLSNGLTIKLIGIKSEPFSHDKAIGYLNEKIKGKRIFLKYDKLKYDNENVLLCYLYLENKTFVNAHLIKSGLVGIDCSYEYKQQVKFLNMGELVQG, from the coding sequence ATGAACCTCCTGCCCGGCAGGTCAGTGCACCTCGTTGTCACCTCTCCACCCTACTGGCAGCTCAAGGACTACGGAACGGATAACCAGATCGGCTTTCACGAGAGTTACGAGAGCTACATTAACAACCTGAACCTTGTCTGGAACGAATGTGAGAGGGTGCTGCACCCCGGTTGCCGTCTCTGCATCAACATCGGCGACCAGTTTGCCCGCTCGGTCTACTATGGCCGCTACAAGGTCATTCCCATCCGGACGGAGATTATCAAGTTCTGCGAGACCATCGGCTTCGACTACATGGGCGCGGTGATCTGGCAGAAGGTCACCACAACCAACACCACCGGTGGCGCATCAATCATGGGGAGCTTTCCCTATCCACGGAACGGCATTCTCAAGATTGATTATGAGTTCATTCTCATCTTCAAAAAACAGGGCGATGCTCCAAAGCCCACCAAAGAGCAGAAAGAGCGTTCAGCCATGACCACCGAGGAGTGGAACACCTACTTCTCAGGCCACTGGAACTTTGCCGGAGCAAAACAGGAGGGTCACCTTGCCATGTTCCCCGAAGAGCTTCCGCACCGGCTCATCAAAATGTTCGCTTTCCGTGGTGATACGGTGCTTGATCCCTTCATGGGCAGCGGCACAACTTCACTTGCCGCAAAGAATCTTGAACGAAACTCGGTTGGGTACGAAATCAATCCGGAATTTATCGAGATTGCCCGGCAGAAGCTGAACACAAAGCAACCTGACTTTATGGGCACGGAATACGAGTTTCTGCATGATACCGTTAAGGGTGATTTTGCCGCAGCCATTGAGCAGTTGCCTTATCAGTTCAGAGATCCCCACAAGCTCGACAAGAAAACTGACCCCCGAAAGCTTACCTTTGGTTCCAGGATTGAGAAGGAGAGCCAGGCAGAGCGCGAAGAGTTCTTCACGGTCAAGGAGATACTCAGCCCCGAAAAAGTAAGGTTATCCAACGGTTTGACGATAAAATTGATCGGGATCAAAAGCGAACCCTTCTCGCACGATAAAGCGATTGGCTATCTGAACGAAAAAATCAAGGGAAAGCGTATCTTCCTGAAGTATGATAAATTGAAGTACGACAATGAAAACGTCCTGCTTTGCTACCTCTATCTGGAGAACAAGACCTTTGTCAATGCGCATCTGATCAAAAGCGGGTTGGTCGGGATTGACTGTAGCTATGAGTACAAGCAACAAGTGAAGTTTCTGAATATGGGTGAGCTTGTTCAGGGTTGA
- a CDS encoding DNA cytosine methyltransferase, which produces MHINHNKGTELPVVISDEQVYHDRLAGRLNDKLSLRVIDLFAGAGGLSAGFSHFFGHHFTPVWANDFNSCAAESYNANFGHHCRVGDIVDILDNPTTIIPKADVVIGGPPCQGFSLLNKNKEGDARKQLWIPFMDVVRLSGADVFVMENVPELLSSLECREIYAMANAMGFKLVSAKLCAADYGVPQIRWRAFIVGCKFADPQAVFPPKKTHFPHKGYRQRFVESSIPYIADAQPFRTVKDAIGDLPAPQGTIVRPEAPPLDLHFGRTPTAKSLERYRSIPEEGMNRVDLKRIAPELTPDCWMRKKSGGTDLFGRLWWNKPSVTIRTEFYKPEKGRYLHPVQDRPITHREAARFQSFPDEFKFTGSKVEIAKQIGNAVPCQLAARVADCVYALLLSKQETISSHHSREPVSGEAEGLYKKIKAQEARSPQGLFV; this is translated from the coding sequence GTGCACATCAATCATAATAAAGGCACAGAACTTCCAGTCGTCATAAGTGATGAGCAAGTGTATCATGATCGACTGGCAGGGAGATTAAACGATAAGCTGTCGCTTCGGGTTATTGATCTTTTTGCCGGTGCAGGTGGTTTGTCTGCCGGGTTTTCCCACTTCTTTGGCCATCACTTCACGCCAGTTTGGGCGAATGACTTTAACTCTTGTGCGGCAGAGAGCTATAATGCCAATTTTGGGCATCATTGCAGGGTTGGAGACATTGTTGATATTCTTGATAACCCCACAACAATCATCCCCAAAGCTGATGTCGTTATTGGAGGCCCTCCTTGCCAGGGATTCAGCCTTTTAAATAAAAACAAGGAGGGAGACGCACGGAAGCAGCTTTGGATACCGTTCATGGATGTTGTCAGGCTTTCCGGTGCTGACGTTTTCGTTATGGAGAATGTTCCCGAGCTGTTAAGTAGCCTGGAATGCAGGGAAATCTACGCTATGGCGAACGCAATGGGCTTTAAGCTGGTCAGTGCCAAACTCTGCGCAGCCGATTACGGTGTACCACAAATTCGGTGGCGTGCGTTTATTGTCGGGTGCAAATTTGCAGATCCCCAGGCAGTGTTCCCTCCCAAAAAGACACACTTTCCGCATAAGGGGTACCGGCAGAGATTTGTTGAAAGCTCAATTCCATACATCGCTGATGCTCAGCCATTTCGAACGGTTAAAGATGCCATAGGCGACCTGCCAGCGCCACAAGGCACAATTGTTCGTCCGGAAGCGCCACCATTAGACCTACATTTCGGTCGTACACCGACAGCAAAAAGTTTGGAACGATACCGCTCAATACCCGAAGAGGGGATGAACCGCGTTGATCTCAAGAGAATAGCACCAGAGCTGACGCCGGATTGCTGGATGCGGAAGAAGAGCGGAGGCACGGATCTTTTCGGGAGGTTATGGTGGAACAAGCCATCAGTAACCATTCGCACGGAGTTTTATAAGCCGGAAAAGGGGCGATACTTGCATCCCGTGCAGGACAGGCCGATTACACACCGGGAGGCTGCCCGCTTTCAGTCATTTCCGGATGAATTCAAATTTACTGGATCGAAAGTGGAAATCGCAAAGCAGATTGGTAACGCCGTTCCCTGCCAGCTTGCAGCCCGAGTAGCAGATTGTGTTTATGCCCTGCTTTTGTCAAAACAGGAAACAATTTCATCACACCACTCAAGAGAGCCCGTTTCAGGTGAAGCAGAAGGGCTCTACAAAAAAATAAAAGCTCAGGAAGCACGTTCGCCTCAAGGGCTTTTTGTGTAG
- a CDS encoding HNH endonuclease, protein MAKRRTLNDPESLRQQLVALLINFEHELRDGDLRSKVLALLPAHNQLRDMGSSLIPKEDASAARDRILYYFCNYPRVVIKGEELMIVAGISEWARRLRELRVEFGWKIISGGTAKEMAKEGEFILPGIDASRLGPDDYILADEHQDRDDAFRWNLANEIRRKNTSVRDRILEYLLRNVGKAINAEELRYVAGNKTEWARRVRELRTEFGWQVMTKTTGMPDIPVGSYILASARQAPEHDRVIPDAIRREVLQRDDYRCQQCGWHQEMWNQSDPRHLEAHHIKQHVEGGENTKENLVTLCNICHDKEHTR, encoded by the coding sequence ATGGCAAAACGAAGAACGCTCAACGACCCTGAAAGTTTGCGTCAACAACTTGTCGCGTTGCTGATAAACTTTGAACATGAGTTGCGGGATGGCGACTTGCGCTCAAAAGTATTGGCGTTGTTGCCAGCTCACAATCAGTTGCGGGATATGGGCAGCTCTCTTATCCCGAAAGAGGATGCCTCAGCAGCACGAGATCGTATCCTGTATTATTTTTGCAACTATCCCCGTGTCGTTATAAAAGGGGAAGAGTTGATGATTGTTGCAGGGATAAGTGAGTGGGCAAGACGTCTGAGGGAGTTACGGGTTGAGTTTGGCTGGAAAATCATCAGTGGCGGTACGGCCAAAGAGATGGCCAAAGAAGGTGAATTCATCCTCCCCGGTATTGATGCCTCCAGGTTAGGGCCCGACGACTATATTCTTGCAGACGAGCATCAGGATCGTGACGATGCTTTTCGCTGGAACCTGGCCAACGAAATTCGGCGTAAGAATACAAGTGTTCGAGATCGCATCCTCGAATATTTGTTGCGCAATGTTGGCAAAGCAATAAACGCCGAAGAGTTACGTTATGTTGCTGGAAATAAGACTGAATGGGCGCGGCGTGTACGAGAATTGCGAACCGAGTTTGGGTGGCAGGTGATGACCAAAACCACTGGAATGCCAGATATCCCTGTCGGCTCTTACATTCTCGCCAGCGCCAGACAGGCTCCGGAACATGACAGGGTGATTCCTGATGCTATACGTCGTGAAGTGCTCCAGCGTGATGATTACAGGTGTCAGCAATGCGGATGGCATCAAGAGATGTGGAACCAGTCAGATCCCCGACATCTTGAAGCGCATCATATCAAACAGCATGTTGAGGGAGGAGAAAACACAAAAGAGAATCTTGTTACCCTGTGCAACATCTGTCATGACAAGGAACATACCAGATAA